The bacterium sequence CCAGAGCGGCCTGGCGAAACCGGCGATTGATTCGGGAAACGATCGAGGAATCCACATTGGGAAGCAAAACCAGAAACTCATCATCTCCCATACGAATTACTCCGTCGCTCGCTCGTGCATATCTCATTAAGAAGTGGCTCATTTTTCGAAGAACCTCTTCGCCCGTCTCATAACCGTACCTGTCATTAAACTGCTTGAAATGATCGATGAAGATGTAAATGCAACCCCAGTTCTTTTCAATTTCGATCATTCGTCTTTCAAATTCTTCCAGAAAGAGTCTGTTATAAGAACCTGTTAGCGGATCTCTCAAGCTTGGTTGTTCCAGAGCGCTACGCTCGGGACGCTTGCGGTCCGTGACATCCATAATGATCCCGTGATAAATCAAATCGCCCGTTTTTTCATCGTGAGACGCGTAGGAGATATCTAACAAGGTCATCAGGCGGCCGTCCGCTCTTCGCACGGATAGGTCCAGTTCACGCACCAGGCGATCCTGTCTGGGCATGGCCGGGTTCCGGTCATAAGGCTCCAGATTCAATCTTTCTCTTGCATTGCTCTGGCGAAGCTCTTTAATTGAAGAAAGACCTAAAATTTCAAGAAACTCTTCCGTAGCTTCCAGAAAATTCCCGTGAACATCGATTGTGTACAGGCCGATTTTAAGGTTTCTAAACAGAGAACGAACGCTCTCAAGGTCTTTTAAAAGCTGGAAAGGAATGTTAGCCACGGCACCCCCTCAAGGTAACTTTCGTTAACCGGCCCAAAGCAAGTTGTATTTCGTTTTAAAGTTTTGCTTTTGTCGCCAGTGTATCGTATTGCGCATCTTCAGTGCATGCGCCGCAGAGGGGATAATCCAGTAAACTCCATCCGGGCTCCAATACTCGGCCCATGTTGTCCATGACACCAACAAAACCTCCGCGGATATTCGATACATCGGAGTAGCCAAGTTGCGCAAGAATTTCGCAGGCCCTTGCAGATCGAACCCCCGTTTTGCAGCCCACAACGAGCTTCGTTTCCTTAGTCAAGTTGGCTTCTACAACCTTTGGGAAGTCTTCATTGGGCATCATCCCCATGCCGGGCAAGAAATGCAAAATGGGAATATTGATCGCACGGATCGGATGCCCTTGTTGAAATTCCGGGACAGAACGGACGTCCAGGTATACAGTTTCCGGATCCTTTTGCAACTGATCGAGGGCTTCGTTAGCCCCTATCTCCTTCATCTTCGCCTCTATCACCTCATGCTTGAATTATTATAACAGAACGACCAAATTTGAAGAATCAGATGGTTCAGTTATACTTGGTCAACTTGAGAGTCATCGTTGAGCACTGTAGCAACCGATCAACAGACAGAAACAGACTCGCAATCAATAGCCACTGAAGATCGTCTGCAAGGACGTTATCTTCTAGTGTTGTGTCTAGGTGCCCTTGGCGTGGTTTACGGGGACATCGGAACAAGTCCCTTGTACGCCTTGCGCGAATGCTT is a genomic window containing:
- a CDS encoding sensor domain-containing diguanylate cyclase, with protein sequence MANIPFQLLKDLESVRSLFRNLKIGLYTIDVHGNFLEATEEFLEILGLSSIKELRQSNARERLNLEPYDRNPAMPRQDRLVRELDLSVRRADGRLMTLLDISYASHDEKTGDLIYHGIIMDVTDRKRPERSALEQPSLRDPLTGSYNRLFLEEFERRMIEIEKNWGCIYIFIDHFKQFNDRYGYETGEEVLRKMSHFLMRYARASDGVIRMGDDEFLVLLPNVDSSIVSRINRRFRQAALGQAPITFSMGTATRHTGESLEKTILRASRDLTPVRVLLRTPKVVRR
- a CDS encoding rhodanese-like domain-containing protein, producing the protein MKEIGANEALDQLQKDPETVYLDVRSVPEFQQGHPIRAINIPILHFLPGMGMMPNEDFPKVVEANLTKETKLVVGCKTGVRSARACEILAQLGYSDVSNIRGGFVGVMDNMGRVLEPGWSLLDYPLCGACTEDAQYDTLATKAKL